One genomic segment of Bombina bombina isolate aBomBom1 chromosome 4, aBomBom1.pri, whole genome shotgun sequence includes these proteins:
- the LOC128657977 gene encoding zinc finger protein OZF-like — translation MSQKRGVCKRVDIDKIEVIWLLWLIQVQLSYSTVTPSRLLFAVFALHSPSQQYHGSLALAYSKDNDDINTDVDVKTEDVSVTCQLEAPMQEMCDSDNADDDDINTDVDVKTEDVSVTCQLEAPMQEMCDSDNAGVNDAKISCNTKQTEDQWLRNMPGAAEQEICANISTGEFTNCNNPSHDQSSDASLLLQNQRSHMGNLHLCKHLNIHIGEKPFSCPICGKFFNHKKNLVAHCKIHRTKKGFLCSDCGKCFTQKSTLITHQKIHTGEKAFSCSECGKCFTLKSHLLSHQKVHTGEKPFSCSDCGKCFTLKSNLMTHQKTHTGEKAFSCSDCGKCFTRKITLIKHLKIHTGEKAFSCSDCGKCFTLKSTLLSHQKIHTGEKAFSCSDCGKCFTQKSNLMTHQKTHTGEKAFSCSDCGKCFTLKSNLSRHQKIHTGEKAFSCSDCGKCFTQKSTLLSHQKIHTGEKGFSCSDCGKCFALKSNLISHQKIHT, via the exons ATGTCTCAGAAAAGGGGTGTCTGCAAGAGGGTGGATATCGATAAAATCGAAGTTATATGGCTCTTATGGTTAATCCAAGTACAACTCTCATATTCTACTGTGACCCCTTCTCGTTTACTGTTTGCCGTGTTTGCTTTGCACAGCCCTTCCCAGCAATATCACGGCTCCCTTGCACTGGCCTATTCTAAAG ATAATGATGATATTAATACTGACGTAGATGTTAAAACAGAAGATGTGAGTGTAACGTGTCAGCTGGAAGCTCCAATGCAGGAAATGTGTGACAGTGACAATGCAG ATGATGATGATATTAATACTGACGTAGATGTTAAAACAGAAGATGTGAGTGTAACGTGTCAGCTGGAAGCTCCAATGCAGGAAATGTGTGACAGTGACAATGCAG gtgtaaatgatgctaagatttcatgtaacactAAACAAACTGAAGATCAGTGGCTAAGAAATATGCCAGGAGCTGCAGAACAGGAAATATGTGCCAATAtaagcacag gtgaattcacaaactgcaataatcctaGTCATGATCAGAGTTCAGATGCTTCTTTACTTCTGcaaaatcaaagaagccacatGGGAAATTTACATCTTTGTAAACATCTAAATATTCATATAGGAGAAAAGCCATTTTCCTGTCCTATATGTGGGAAATTTTTTAACCATAAAAAAAATCTTGTTGCTCATTGCAAAATACATAGAACAAAAAAAggatttttatgttctgactgtggaaaatgttttactcagaaatcaactcttattacgcatcagaaaattcatactggggagaaagcattttcatgttctgaatgtggaaaatgttttactctgaaatcacatcTTCTTAGCCATCAGAaagttcatacaggggagaaaccattttcatgttctgactgtgggaaatgttttactctgaaatcaaatcttatgacgcatcagaaaactcatactggggagaaagcattttcatgttctgactgtggaaaatgttttacccggaaaattactcttattaagcatctgaaaattcatactggtgagaaagcattttcatgttctgactgtgggaaatgttttactctgaaatcaactcttcttagccatcagaaaattcatacaggagaaaaagcattttcatgttctgactgtgggaaatgttttactcagaaatcaaatcttatgacgcatcagaaaactcatactggggagaaagcattttcatgttctgactgtgggaaatgttttactctgaaatcaaatcttagtaggcatcagaaaattcatacaggagagaaagcattttcatgttctgactgtgggaaatgttttactcagaaatcaactcttcttagccatcagaaaattcatacgggcgagaaaggattttcatgttctgactgtgggaaatgttttgctctgaaatcaaatcttattagccatcagaaaattcataca